The DNA segment CGACCTTGAGCCGATCATGAACATCAGCGGGCGCCTGGATGCCCCAATACGCGAAGGGGATGAGCTGGGCACCGTCCGGGTCAGTCTGGATGGCGAGACCGTCGCGGAACGTCCGGTCTTTGCAAAGAATGACGTGGCTTCCGGCAGCCTGTGGCGCCGCCTGGTGGATCGCGTCAAACTCTTCTTCGAATAAACCCGGACGAGACCATGGCCCAACCATTCCCCATCGCCTGGTTCAACGGCCGATTCCAGCCGCTGGAGGAGATCCGGCTGTCGCCCCTGGATCGGGGATTTCTATTCGCCGACGGCGTCTATGAAGTTATCCCGGTCTATCAGGGGCACCCCTTCCAGCTGGAAGCCCATCTAGACCGGCTGGATTACAGCCTGGACGGGATCCGTCTGCCGAATCCCATGAGCCGGCAGGACTGGCGGGAGATGGTGGAAACCCTTATCCAGGGAAATGGGGGGGGTGACATGACCATCTACTTCCAGGTGACTCGTGGTGCTGACCATCAGCGGGATCACGGTTTCCCCGGCGATGACGTGGAAGCCACCCGCTTCGCCATGGCCAGCCCCCTGCCAGTGCTACCCGAACGGATTCGCCGGGAAGGGGCCCGGGCCTGCCTGGTGGCGGACACGCGCTGGGCCCGTTGTGATATCAAGAGCATTGCCCTGCTGCCCAATGTCCTGGCCAAGCAACAAGCCCGCGAGCAGGGCGCCGATGAAGCCCTTTTTCACCGGGATGGTGAGCTTGTGGAAGGCAGCTCCACCACCCTGTTCCTGGTGGTGGATGGTGTCATCCTCACACCGCCCAAGAGCCACGCCATCCTGCCCGGCATTACCCGGGACGTGATCATCGAACTGGCCAAGGAGGCCGGTTTGTCTGTACGGCAGGAAGCCATTCCGCTAAGCCGTCTGTCGCAGGCCAGCGAAGCCTGGATCTCCAGCTCCAGCCGGGAAATGGTGCCCCTGACCCGAGTGGGAGAGCAGCCCATCGGCCAAGGTGATCCCGGTCCGGTATGGAAACGCCTGCAGGATGCCTTGGTGAAAACCTCCAGACAGAACCGCAGTGAACCGGCATGAGCAAGCAGATCGACGAACACAATACACCGCTGGAATTCCCCTGCGACTTTCCCTTGAAGATCATGGGTCGGGATGAAGCCGGGTTCCGTGAACATGTCATTGAGATCGTCAGCCGTCAGGCCGGCGCGGACTCGGTGGTGGCTATTCGTGACCGGGAAAGCCGCGGTGGCCGTTTCATTTCCCTGACCGTGACCGTGCGGGCCCAAAGCCGGCCTCAGCTGGATGATATCTACCGGGCACTGCACGCCTCCGACCGCGTGCTCATGACCCTCTGATCACATGGCCACTCCTTCTCACCAACTGCCCCTCCCCCCCCCGGAATTCAGCGACCTGGGTCGTCGCGATTTCGACCCGGTCTGGGCGGAAATGAAGACCTGGACGCTGTCTCGGGACGGCAGCGAACCGGACCGGATCTGGCGTGTGGAACATCCGCCGGTCTTCACCCTGGGACTGGCCGGCAAACATGAACATGTCCTGGCCCCGGGTGACATCCCGGTGATTGACATCGACCGTGGCGGACAGGTGACCTATCACGGCCCGGGTCAGCTGATAGTCTATCCACTGATCAATCTACGCCGCCTCAAGTTGGGAATCCGGGCCTTGGTGGAAGCCCTGGAGCATGCCGTGGTCGATACCCTGGCCGACTACGGCATCCCCGCTGCCAACCGACCCGACGCCCCCGGAGTGTATGTGGAAGGCCGCAAGATTGCGGCCCTGGGCTTACGAGTCCGAAACGGCTGCACTTACCATGGTCTGGCCTTCAACGTGAATATGGACCTATCCCCATTCAACCGCATCAATCCCTGCGGCTATGCCGGTATGGAAGTCACCCAGGTTTCCGAGCAGGGCGGTCCGTCGGATCCGGACGTGGTCTGGCAGGATCTTCAACCCCATCTAATCCATCGCCTGGGTTATCCATCCCCGAAGTAAGCAACACCTGATCTCCCACCAGTAGCGACTACCGTTTCTCCTGTACCACGTCTTGCGCTGCGGGCCGAGCCGAACATGCGTCTTTAAACCAGCGATGAGACCATCCCTCAGAAGAAACCGGAGCCATATAGGCTCCGGTTTCTTACGCGCTATGAATCGGTTTCTTCAGCGGGACGCCGGGTCCAGATCCACCCTTCCACCGCCAGATCCTCATCCAGCTGCGGTGGCGCCATGGCCCGACCCTCAATGAAATCCAGGCCGGCCAGGCAGCAATGGGCCGCATCCAGCACATCAGCCTGGGCCAGCATGGCCTGAGCCGCCGTGGAACGGGCGGCAGGCGGTTTCAGCTGTTCGGACCAGCCATTCATGATTTCATCCCGCAAAGCCTGCTGTGCGGCGGGCTTGTAGCGCTTCCACGGCAGGCCATGCACTCTCAGGGTGGCGGCCGGGTAAACCTCGATTACACCGCCTTCCTCACCGGCACCCGGATGCCAGAGCAGGGGCAGACGACGACCACTTTCCTGTCGCAATGCCGCAAGCAAAGAAAGCGCCGCCCGGGCAGTGCGGGCAATGAAATTGGCGCCCACTTCCATGGGGCGACAGCCCGTCTGTGCCTGGATGAAGCGGTCACAACGGCGATGGAAAAGAGCATCGGCGGACGCTGTCATGGCTTCTCCCGCCCGATGGTCGGCCAAGGCCCGTCCCAGGTCCCGCGGCCAGCCCAGGGGAGCATCCAGACAGATCAGGGGCCGCTCAAAGAGGGCCAGCCATTGGCTAAGTCGCGCCACGGGCGACAAGTGAGCCCCATTACAGGCTTCGATCAGCTGCCAACGCTCCTGCCCCGGACACGCCAGGGCCAGACCGGTCTTTTCAGGGGCCGTGGCACAATCCACCCCGATAATGGCATCCCAAGTCATTGGGCCTCCTCGCCACTCATCCCTCTCAGAAGACGATGCTCCAGCTCCGATAGCCGCTCCGGCGTACCCACATCCAGCCAAAGGCCTGCATGATGGACGCCGCCCACCCGGCCGGCACGAGCCGCCTCTCGCAGCCTCGGGGCCAGGGGCCACGCCCCGCCGGGGGCATCGGCAAACAGGCGAGGATCATAGACCCCCACGCCGGAGAAGGTCAGGCGCTGCCCGCCCTGCTCACTGACCCGGCCCGCCCGGAGACCAAAATCACCATCCGGGTTGTGCGAGGGGTTATCCACCAAGAGCAATGTGGCCAGATCGCCGGGCGCCAGGGCAATACCATCTAGGGGGGCATCACAGAAC comes from the Natronospira proteinivora genome and includes:
- the murU gene encoding N-acetylmuramate alpha-1-phosphate uridylyltransferase MurU, with the protein product MSRRAMVLAAGRGQRMRPLTDQCPKPLLSVAGRPLIEHQIERLAYFGWREIVINLGWLGDQIRTALGDGSRLGVTIRYSEEGWPALETGGGIQRALPLLGSEPFMVVNGDVFCDAPLDGIALAPGDLATLLLVDNPSHNPDGDFGLRAGRVSEQGGQRLTFSGVGVYDPRLFADAPGGAWPLAPRLREAARAGRVGGVHHAGLWLDVGTPERLSELEHRLLRGMSGEEAQ
- the lipB gene encoding lipoyl(octanoyl) transferase LipB; translated protein: MATPSHQLPLPPPEFSDLGRRDFDPVWAEMKTWTLSRDGSEPDRIWRVEHPPVFTLGLAGKHEHVLAPGDIPVIDIDRGGQVTYHGPGQLIVYPLINLRRLKLGIRALVEALEHAVVDTLADYGIPAANRPDAPGVYVEGRKIAALGLRVRNGCTYHGLAFNVNMDLSPFNRINPCGYAGMEVTQVSEQGGPSDPDVVWQDLQPHLIHRLGYPSPK
- a CDS encoding YbeD family protein; this encodes MSKQIDEHNTPLEFPCDFPLKIMGRDEAGFREHVIEIVSRQAGADSVVAIRDRESRGGRFISLTVTVRAQSRPQLDDIYRALHASDRVLMTL
- a CDS encoding DUF429 domain-containing protein; the protein is MTWDAIIGVDCATAPEKTGLALACPGQERWQLIEACNGAHLSPVARLSQWLALFERPLICLDAPLGWPRDLGRALADHRAGEAMTASADALFHRRCDRFIQAQTGCRPMEVGANFIARTARAALSLLAALRQESGRRLPLLWHPGAGEEGGVIEVYPAATLRVHGLPWKRYKPAAQQALRDEIMNGWSEQLKPPAARSTAAQAMLAQADVLDAAHCCLAGLDFIEGRAMAPPQLDEDLAVEGWIWTRRPAEETDS
- a CDS encoding D-amino acid aminotransferase, coding for MAQPFPIAWFNGRFQPLEEIRLSPLDRGFLFADGVYEVIPVYQGHPFQLEAHLDRLDYSLDGIRLPNPMSRQDWREMVETLIQGNGGGDMTIYFQVTRGADHQRDHGFPGDDVEATRFAMASPLPVLPERIRREGARACLVADTRWARCDIKSIALLPNVLAKQQAREQGADEALFHRDGELVEGSSTTLFLVVDGVILTPPKSHAILPGITRDVIIELAKEAGLSVRQEAIPLSRLSQASEAWISSSSREMVPLTRVGEQPIGQGDPGPVWKRLQDALVKTSRQNRSEPA